The nucleotide sequence taactagaattgagagcttgatttgttatttaagttcatctagtggagctctttagtgtagcaagattgagagctcttagtgagtagtatcatagcaagttgtgtgtctagtaatcattgcaactagaattgttggataggtggcttgcaacccttgtagagctagagcaagtttgcattttgccttttgtcatactaatcaaattgctctagttgatttgtagatttttaaataggctattcacccccctctagccatactaggacctttcagctgagcacctcaggggactttgtgtccatgcttgagagccctccatctcacatatgcttgatagtgatcatccaattatgtgagagagcgattctagtgaaattgcatcgtgaggttgcatcgagtggcactaggtgatcgaattgcaagccggtggtgcttgttactcttggaggttgccacctcctagacggcttggtggtggtctccgtcaaagcccgcaagaagcttgtgcgctgctccagagaagagctttgcgaggggcattgtgctcgccccacgagagccgcgaagagcaactctagttgagcgtgtcattgagctaccctcactttcagggtaggttcttgcggtgcccaacgtgcgggcatggcgggtgatgccaattagccaccgaactaccaagtgagcggtcaacacaacggggactagcatgttggcaagtacgtgaacctcgggagaaaaatcatcgtgtcaaccttgttcttcccgttggtttggaatccctttacacaagcttgtgattacttatatatatatatacattgtgcttgtgtagttgctcttgtaattagttagcttgtgtagctcactagttaccttcttgcttgtatagcatagaaatagctcccttgcatggctaatttggtttgtgtaaccttgttagtcacattgcttagtttgtggagctaagtatttacgctttCTAATTTGgctttggttgccttgttattgagcattgctagtgagcttagttggctttctgcttttgcttactagtatgtgtaggagctcccttgttgcttaaagtactagtggcataggtttgtgtgaccttgcttctagaattggttaggtgagctctagctagcccgacacctttgtttcTTAATtaatatctttggaaggtgctagagaacataaatagaggggtgtagtcttgactagaccgatagttttaattccacacttgtttcggttagccgacgtgattaattttagaaaggactattcacccccctctagtccgctatCTCGACCTTtcaatgtgtagataaatttcttgtaacttaaaatgatcaataaaaatgctaaatgaaagttgattcaatagctcatgtataccaagtagggatgaaaaccaatttttattaagcaaaaatactatagaacatgtgtgtgatacttaataAAGTTTGGAGTACAAACTTTAtcgatgacagtgaaatacttgctgtcaaaaaatgatattactagctaatatttctactagcctagaaattgaaaattgaaatcaagttcagctaaaaaacttagaaaatttccaagtttgtcaatagctagacattgctatgtttagcgaattattttgagagattgtgTTAAGGGGTGGTAtagtgttatagctcaatttagtagtctcatatgccatcttgagcatggtgaagatggtttggctcctgaagcaaccgtttagttgttttGGGTGCTTTAAAATTTGTCTACGACTTGGCCTCGGGCTGGTTGGCcgtgtgggcgcggtcaccacgctcGGGCGCTCGGTGTCGTCACGCTGTTGTCCCATGCACACGCGCATTGCCACGCGTGGCCGGCCACGACTGCTCTAGCCTAGCTATGGCCAAGCCACCGCTGGCTACTAGCACgtggagccgctgctgctgcttgcgcaGCCAAGCGGTGCTGCCGCCGGCCTTGTTGCACTGTCGTACTACCGACTGCCCCACGCTGTGATGCAGCCGGTGCTGGTGCTATCGCCTTGCCATCATGTTCGTGCCTTCCTCTACATCTCTGTGTTGCTGTCGGCCCAGTGCGATGCCGCCTCTGCCGCGCGCACATGGCTGCGCTCGCCATCGCCTTGTCATTGATGGTACTACAGCGCTCAGGCCACGCCGGTCGCAAACGCGCGCGCCTGTCTACTAGCGCCTGCGTGTGGGCCTCCACGATCACACCGACCACATTCtgccaaggcgaggacgagccgagcccacctgccaCGCCCCATCTCTCTCGTTCTCTCATTCTCCCTCTGTTGTCGCCATGAGCCACGCCATCCAATTTACCCAACgaacgatcacctccattcaattcagtgcATGCATGATTTTAATATCACGTCCTCTCGCTGCTCGACCCTACCTAGTCTTGAATTGtgcaaggccaagctccaattcAGAGTTTCTCCCACCgtcgtgccgataaggccgcgtTTGGCCATGGATGTGagcagccctcctaccgtcctTCCCAAGCcaattcacttgcaccaccagcttctcctcgcctccctctccaccttgtgcACGCCAGCGGAATCGTTACCGCCTCCCCATCATCGCTGACACGAATGTGTTGCCGCGGTGCACCATCGCATGgctcggccgcacgtggccagccctcctcTATCATCCTCTGCCCCAACCCTCATGTCGTCTTGGTCTagggtagcctcctgatgctcacatGCTAACCATGTAGGCCTATAGCTATCCTAGctcaccgccaccgccgtcgtgGATGGTCGCGTGCCGCTGCAGCCTTCCCCAGCCAGTCATGTCAATCTGCACCGccgcttagcgtagccgctcGAGTTAGAGATGGTGACCGCCCCGTTAGGTGGTCTGTCGTAGGTCCCTGATGGCCGGCGCAGCCGCACTGTGTCACCggccgccgcgccgccatgcGCTGGGCCACCGGGGGTGTGCTCTTGGGAATTCCAAAaaagccagggggttaagtgagaaggtttgagagaggggaAAATAGCGTTAGGACTTAGTTGTGATTCAGGGGAAGTTCGAGGTCTCTTTAACAAAGTCGTTGACGCGCGCGGGATTCCCCGGTGCGACCCATCTCCGCGTGGGCTAGCCTCACGTGGGCCGCGCCTGCGGGCCGCTGCGTGCGCATAGTGTCGCATGGGCCATGCGGGAGATTTCGTttcttttcctaaggaattagaaatagttttctaatttaatttttgagctgatctttgataaatcatataaaatcatgtaggtgtccaaaaattatgaaacaaaatttgttaggttactaaaattgtgctctatctgttagtgtatttagttcatatatatacatgttgatatcaGGAGCTATTAagtcatttgagagtgcttaatattattaggttaaatgttgtaggaatttttgtggtaaattagtgatagctttagtcttgaaatttttatggtagcttcattgtattattatgtgctcactgtaattcttgtagccttagaatagactaaacattagggtaATAAAAtgatctttgtttcaaatatacattaaatccttagtagaaataaagatatatccttaatttataaagctaggtgtttgttagttgaatccaacaccttgcttgatgaaaatgatagttagcttagtaccttagtcattagagctagcttagtagcttagtatgcgtattcttagtttaagagttgttgttgcctaaatgctaagtgttgcatcatcatcatatgcatgtagagaacgagttggcgaagATCGTGACCACCAGCGATCGTGAGTtcaaggagatcgtcgaggagtatgaggagattctcgtgtaggaggaggtcccagagctgcCACTAActaactcagctgacaccgcgcctgcccaaggcaagccccgttgcataacccttatttttgataatcactatatatatgtgtgtgtgtgatgtgcatttatgttacagaaaTTCTATAAAAACCACATACATAAATGTAtctatcctaagagtcttactagtgcaggttcgagtagctgatATGCTTAggtttcggtagcgtgagtaacctgtcgttactcataataggtgattattattactctcacaataaaatgatgaaaggaaaaatggagacagggcagggatatggtatgggtattggtgggtgtaacatgttgtgtcccatggccaacggggcttagcttggttacactattttctctattcatgtcgattaaggaccgtccattgctgtggatggtagtcacgtcacagacttattatcctgagcaaatacttgcttatgggagcgggaaggctcgttacgttcttgtcgtgggttctggctctttccggatcaACTGATTGAAggcggagaaaggtggaggtctaagcactatattgagactgggtctcaagcgttggggcttggagtccaagtttggatggggacctggaccccttgataggagtggaataggttggtcttgtttgtgcctgggataCAAACGGGGTGCGTGTTTCATGGTATCCAACTGAGAtacattgattcgcaaatcgccgtttctgtgagacggtacgacttggctatggtctagcactgtagtaagaactggaagatgaaagatgtgAAATGGTTCGGATTGCTTaatccttgcttgaaagtagaacatgtgcttacctagaatggttagctaatgaagtaatcatgactgctaataaaacttgactgtaaggatgaactattagtaatgctttttgcaaacaaaaagaaaatagcaaacccatattacctatcatatccttgagagtcgggaaactattcccactagttagGTAAGTCtcgcgagtacattgtgtacttagggtttattttacccctattgcaggtgcagcttgaggagtagctcttgtgtggaggattcttctggtgggcatagacggatccttgtatcatttctgctagatgtttattttcattccgctgtttaattatcgcactttgaactctggtattgtaataaatgatTTCCaaaaactcttgttgtatgaaatgaactaagtattgtaagctcgtactcattattggatactgggtgtaaaacatggattgtttcgagttctcccttggggtggactcgacggaactgtccgatgtagttaacttttggggtgcttagtgtctagtggaagacgaacgCCTCCAAAAGcttgttattttgggcggttctgccacataaagCTCCGCCACCGCATGCCTTCAAGTCATCCAAACCTACATTGTCTGTTTAAACATGTAGTGAGCGCGCATGCATATGATTTGTCTAAGGTTTGTTGAGAACATTTATTTGTGATTCACACATCAATGCTAGTTTATGATCTAGTGAAGATGTTTACCTTGTCTATTTAAACCTACAATGAGCATGCAAATGTATAAACCTACTAGTGAAGATGTTTACCTTGTTTATTTAAACCTACATTGAACAATAATACTATGATCCTTTGATTTGTCCTTGCTCCTGCCTATCTATATTGTTTGCGATACATTATAAGTGCTTCAACTTGGGTGCACATCAGGTATGTCGGGACCTCCATTTCCACCTAAGGCACCAGTATTTTTCCCTAGACCGTATGTCATTTGAGCCAACTTTAGAGCAGGCTCAAATCCCATTTCTGACCATAGTTGAAGAATCTAATCTTCTACTCAATTTATGCCTTTTAGACTTTGTTACATCCGAACGTACTTTTAAAATTAATCGTAGAAAATTGAGTGTGTCATATTAATAACGTGACAACTAGCTCCAATGATGGAGACTCATATCGGTGTCACATCAATTTCATCATTGGTGATAGACAGGGTATAGCCTAGATTGTTGTACACATTTCTCTAAAAGGAAGAAGGGCACCCTGTCAAAGAACTACTGAGAAAAATGTTGTGAAAACATGTATGGAGGTACTTGTAGCCAATGGATACTGTATTCCTGACTTCTTCTCATCCATTCAGTTATAAGTTTTACATGAGGGCAATCCAGATATGGTAGTAATATGTGAACTGATTGCTCAGCACAACCAAAATGATATGGTAGAGTCTAATTGGTTCTCATATAATGCATATATTATGTTTCCATTCATGGTTCTCATATTCTATTTGTTAACACTACTGAGTACTTACATGTTTCATACCATGATTCGACGTTTGCGTCGTGTAGCTTCCACACAGTTCTAAATCAAGCCATGAAGCAACCCGGTTACTGCCGGTACTATATATGCTGGCTCAAGGCCCACCTCACATGGACTACAGGGTCATTTGTATTTTGCTTGGATCCTAGCATTGTTGCAATACCGTCAGTTTGTTCCATCATTGGTAGACCATGTTCTTGGACTTGTGAAGCAAAAGAGAGTTTTCTAATTCATACGTTGCTATACATAAATGATGTACTCGGTTACACGATCGGAGATGTTCACTACACCGACTATGTATGCCATGGTAcataaggccagtctcagtgggggttTCATCTCCTAGTTTCCAACACACTCATATTTTGGaaatagtgcagaagagtttcatccccatgaaactctctctactcccatgaaacttttatcttctctcttttcatcaagacagtgccatgtcagcatatttaatgtccataaaactttatgaaatcccCATTGAGATTGGCCTAATAACGTATAATagttcactactggattcaggcgctttgccgggtgccgaatgcacccggcaaaggctactttgcactcggcaaagcctttgccgggtgcagcactcggcaaagagcctccggcaaaaagttagtcggcaaagatttctttgccgggtgctttttatcgggcacccggcaaagactttgccgagtgcaaacccggcacccggcaaagaaaagtggtcgttacggcgccggctccgtcatcccttgctttgccgggtgtcatgtcagaggcacccggcaaagatttttttaattttttttcaaattttctttgccgggtgccgtgccggggaggcacccggcaaagatttttttattttatttttataatttctttgccgggtgtcgcaccgcgggggcacccggcaaagagtttttttattttttttcgtaatttctttgccgggtgccaggtcatggggcacccggcaaagattttttttttttttttttgaaaaaactttgccgggtgccctagccctggcactcggcaaagctgggatgaATCTGCAGATGCGATTATGACCACTGAAGAATCCCCTGGGACAAACTGTTTAAGGAGCTATTATTCAGTTTAACAAACCAAAAATATCTTAACTCTGGTGCAGAATGATTCACATCACAACACAATGTTTAGTCAAAATAAGCACCTGAAATCCTGTTATTTTCTTCTGGCTAGATTTTCTTCTCTTGTTTTGCAGGTCGATCTGTGTTTTGTAGCAAAGCATGTCATCTAGCCAGGAGAAAGGAAAAATATAAGGTTAGGCTTGCAAGACACCGAACAGGAAATAAGGTCTTTGAATGAGAGTTGAGAACAGAACTAAAATGCAAGCCGATGTACCAGATGTATCATACAGATGGCAACTGCCCTTGTGGGACCCAACCAGCGCGCCCTGAGACAACATCTTAAGGTATTAGGATGAACAACTAGCAGCTCCACTTGaccaaaattaagaaactatgAAATAGATCAAATTCAAACCTTTCCATCTGGAGTATAGCAGGCAGCAGTAACCATTTCATGAAGATCGACCCAATCAACAATTTCACGCTTTGGAATACTCCAGATACGAACCTTTTCATCCAGGGAACCACTAATGAAGTATCTATCATCAACAGGATTGAACTGGATGCAAGTCACTGAATCAAAAAGAAATTATATTAGACGGACAATGTTGTTGCAGTGCTTAGACAGTGAGAGGGACGGGGTGGGGTGATTCTGAAGTGATGTTCGTACCATAGTCAGTGTGTGAGAAGGTTTTCAAACAATAAGTGCTTGACATGTGCCACAACCGTACTGTTTTATCCATTGATGATGAAAGCAAATACTGCAGGAACTAAAAGATGGATATAAGGGATGCTGAACTAGCAGGAAACTACAATGAATTCATAATAATTATACTTCAAATTCAACATGCTGTAGAAATGGATATGCCTTTACTAACAGCAGCAAGTATACCAAGAGACGAGCAAGACAAGTAcctagcaaaaaaaaaacaaaaatgctgTGCATGGTGTCTGGCTGTCCGCATATGCTTTCAGTGTATTTGAGTACAGAGTAGCTTGACTAGTTATGAGCACTGATTCCTAAATAAATACCAATGGAATAGTTAATTTGCACTTTTAAAACCAAGATTTATCCATTTAAAACAAGACAAATCTCATTTCATCTTAGAGATATAGAATACCTAATTCATGATTTTGTCAAAGTATTTGCTATCCATAAACTATTCAAAAAAGAGGTCTGACAGAGGCAAACCTACACTACATCAAAGTTAACTTATTCTATttaacttctctaactttggccaAGTTTATAGacaaatatattaacatctacaatgCCAAATAAAAGCATTGTCAAGACATATTTGATGTtggatttaatgaaactaatATGATGCTGTAGATGTTGGATCATTTTTCTATGAACTTGGTCAAAATTAGAGAAGTTTGGTTTAGGTCAAAGCTAAAACAGTGTACATTTTGGAACAGAGGAAGTAAATTACAACTCTCTTGACAAGCTTAATACCTTCTTTGATCTGATGCAGAGAAAGAATGAATATCGATTAACAAAATCGGAATCTTACGGGTAAAAAACACAGGGGGAAAAAACTTTCAATTCCAGTTCAGTATCATGAAACTGGTTAGCTGACATTCAAATGTAGGACTCAAATATCTACATTTTGACAGCACACAAAAATATCATCCAGATCATAGACAATAGGTTCTCCAAATGCCAATAAGTTAAGAAAGAACTGTGTTGTAGGTCTCTGAACTTGTGCGGTAGCGGTAGTCACCTAGCCGGCTAGCCGGCTAGCCAGGCAAACTTGCAAATTACTTTCTCATCTCCTTCAACTGGCACAGTTGTCACACCTAGCCCCTAAACTTGCACAGTTGTCTGATTTAACCCCCTAAACTTTGCTTCTGTTCAGGGGTTTTGGTGAGACCCATGCAAGTTCAAGGGGCTCTAAAAGTTTGAGGGGTTAGTTGAGACGACCAGGCAAGTTTAGGAACCTGCAGTGTAATTCCTGCTTAGTTTTTACGTGCTGAACTTTCTAGATGCACTGAGACAGAAATTAAAACCATAGTAAAATGGCAATGTATAAGCGTGTAGAGACCATGTCTTAGTTACATGTAGAGAGCACCTGGGTCTTATGCACATGGTAAAAGCTTGGGTACACGTGGGAGCAATAAAGTCAATTTACCTATCGCAAAAACGAAAATGCATAAATGGCAGCTGGTCAAGTTTTCCTTTCCAGACAGTGCACCAGTTGCACTATGCCAGATCTGGATGCCAAGTTATGTACGCCCAAACCCAACAATAAATAAGTTGAGCTGGTGTGTGATCACGATGTTTCTAATATGACATATTGTTATTACACAGCTTTTGTGTTCTTAATGAGTTATGTTCGGATCTAATTTCCGTGACTGATATCCTACTTTCAGGTATTCCACATTCTATTGTAGCCTGAACTTTGCATTTACACTGAAAATTAATATTTACACATTAGAATTGAAGATAAATTAGAAATTACCTGAGATTTGGACCAGCTGAGATCAAGCACTTCCCGTACTGCCGCACCTTGACTCGGGCGGGGCCATGGCGTGGAACACTGTCCTGGCTGTCATCCGTCGCGGAGCTGGAGTGTTGGCCGCCTTTCTCTGAAGACGTGTCCTTCTCGTCTCTGCTGCGGCGGTCACGGGAGTGGGTGACCAAGGAGCCAGCTGCGCAGCGGATGCTGCGGAGCCCCGTGCCGACCTCGCGGAGACCGAATTCTTCCCTCACCACGTACTCTCTGCCGTCGTCAAGGTTCCTGATCAAGCACCTGGGGTCCTCGTCGGCAGCATCGGAGCCGTCGGACAAGGAGGACCGCAGACGGCCGCCCCCGAGTGGCGGCTTCCCGGCGGAGCCCAGGGCGGCCCCGCCTGATCTGGAACGCGAGACGGGGGAGGCCGGGGGCGGGCCCGCGGCGTCTTCGGAGGCGGACCGGCCCGTCTCAAACCCGGCGAGCCCCATCAGCTGGACGG is from Miscanthus floridulus cultivar M001 chromosome 7, ASM1932011v1, whole genome shotgun sequence and encodes:
- the LOC136465557 gene encoding uncharacterized protein; the encoded protein is MTKKAGPRPNPNLFQQTVRPRACAPPPPPPPLPSRSVQLMGLAGFETGRSASEDAAGPPPASPVSRSRSGGAALGSAGKPPLGGGRLRSSLSDGSDAADEDPRCLIRNLDDGREYVVREEFGLREVGTGLRSIRCAAGSLVTHSRDRRSRDEKDTSSEKGGQHSSSATDDSQDSVPRHGPARVKVRQYGKCLISAGPNLRFLNLPGRLN